The Rhodopseudomonas palustris genome window below encodes:
- a CDS encoding AMP-binding protein has translation MASGTDTTTLAGRVIAALRQHGDAPVLRWKRYGLWQPVGGRQFADRIEAIAAGLRAQGVGPGSVGAVIGDNCYEWVLADLAIGAAGGVSAGLDPHGDVDDLARVLGDCKVSVLFVAGDDQLHKALRVRERCPSLRRIVAMHQQWDDGAGDPCVIPLSTLEAAGRDGASGTAGREAVIIYTSGGTGPVRGAILGHDAVIAQAERAKQVLGLRASDDRLSLTPLHHVLERVVGIYASLLAGTVINFPESPDTALADLAELQPTIVQASPQLYARLHAGILLAIGETTKFQRWTCRIAFAHGRDGSPLRMITDPLVLAPIRRRLGLGRARLCLSSGAALRPDVADWFAALGRPLTDIYGHAEAGGAVRIADHHAMEWKLGDHDELWLRGDALFLGYAGDTTPVLHRDGWWHTGDIARRESADRYAVVGRLDDVMQRGSERVLPFAAEQELSASPYIADAFVHLDRHGRAVARVLLDGDHAVRYAQDRGIPFTHFQSLCQADEIRALVGSAIADVNRRHAAIRIERFTLIERALRPGDAELAPSGTLRRHLLKGDDDHLVEERRSAASAH, from the coding sequence ATGGCAAGCGGCACTGACACGACCACGCTGGCGGGCCGCGTCATCGCGGCGCTGCGCCAGCACGGCGATGCCCCGGTGCTGCGCTGGAAGCGTTACGGGCTCTGGCAGCCGGTCGGCGGCCGTCAGTTCGCGGACCGCATCGAGGCGATCGCCGCCGGCCTGCGCGCTCAAGGCGTCGGCCCCGGTTCGGTCGGCGCGGTGATCGGCGACAATTGTTACGAGTGGGTGCTGGCGGATCTCGCGATCGGCGCGGCCGGCGGTGTCTCAGCCGGGCTCGATCCGCATGGCGACGTCGATGACCTCGCGCGCGTGCTTGGCGACTGCAAAGTGAGCGTGTTGTTCGTGGCCGGCGACGACCAACTGCACAAAGCGCTCCGCGTCCGCGAACGCTGCCCGTCGCTCCGGCGCATCGTCGCCATGCATCAGCAGTGGGACGATGGCGCCGGTGATCCTTGCGTGATCCCGCTGTCGACACTCGAAGCAGCGGGACGGGACGGCGCCTCGGGAACGGCCGGCCGCGAGGCTGTGATTATCTACACCTCCGGCGGCACCGGCCCGGTTCGCGGCGCGATCCTCGGCCATGACGCGGTGATCGCGCAGGCCGAACGGGCGAAGCAGGTGCTGGGATTGCGTGCCAGCGACGACCGGCTGTCGCTGACGCCGCTGCATCACGTGCTGGAGCGCGTGGTCGGCATCTATGCCTCGCTACTCGCCGGCACGGTGATCAATTTCCCGGAAAGTCCGGACACGGCGCTGGCCGATCTTGCCGAACTACAGCCGACCATCGTGCAGGCTTCGCCGCAGCTATACGCCAGGCTGCACGCCGGCATCCTGCTGGCGATCGGCGAAACGACGAAATTTCAGCGCTGGACGTGCCGCATCGCGTTTGCCCATGGCCGCGACGGCTCGCCGCTGCGCATGATCACCGATCCCTTGGTGCTCGCACCGATCCGGCGGCGGCTTGGCCTCGGCCGCGCCCGGCTGTGCCTGTCGAGCGGCGCGGCGCTGCGGCCCGATGTGGCCGATTGGTTCGCCGCGCTCGGCCGGCCGCTGACGGATATCTATGGCCATGCTGAAGCCGGCGGCGCCGTGCGGATTGCCGATCATCACGCGATGGAGTGGAAGCTCGGCGATCATGACGAGCTCTGGCTGCGCGGCGATGCACTGTTCCTCGGCTATGCGGGCGACACCACGCCTGTCCTACATCGCGACGGATGGTGGCACACCGGCGATATCGCCCGCCGTGAGAGCGCCGATCGTTACGCCGTCGTCGGTCGGCTCGACGACGTGATGCAGCGGGGCAGCGAACGCGTGCTGCCGTTCGCCGCCGAGCAGGAGCTCAGCGCCTCGCCTTATATCGCCGATGCCTTCGTGCATCTCGACCGCCACGGCCGCGCGGTTGCGCGTGTGCTGCTCGATGGCGACCACGCGGTTCGCTACGCCCAGGACCGCGGCATTCCGTTCACGCATTTCCAGAGCCTGTGCCAGGCCGACGAAATCCGCGCGCTGGTGGGTTCGGCGATCGCCGACGTCAATCGCCGCCACGCGGCGATCCGGATCGAGCGCTTCACGCTGATCGAGCGGGCGTTGCGTCCGGGCGATGCCGAGCTGGCGCCATCGGGAACGCTGCGGCGGCATCTTTTGAAAGGTGACGACGACCACCTCGTGGAAGAGCGACGGTCGGCCGCCAGCGCGCATTAG
- a CDS encoding acyl-CoA dehydrogenase family protein: MDMTFGDAELAFQQEVRDFIAANLTPDMKRAESLNASVFSEPEAGVPWQRALNAKGWGAPGWPVEYGGPGWTPAQRWIFETECAHAGVPSPTPMGVKMVGPVIIGFGSPEQKNYFLPRILSCEDYWCQGYSEPGSGSDLSSLKTRAVRDGDEYIINGTKIWTTHAHNANMMFALVRTSDEPRQQDGISFVLIDMKSPGITIRPILTIGGDHEVNQVFFDDVRIPASNLVGEEGKGWTYGKYLLEFERGSGIASAKLRKALHRAAVFAESDATGRAIEDPDIAIRMSEAEVDIDALEMTELRVLSALQNGQNPGAVSSILKLRTSEIYQAVSRLAVDVIGNDGLYVEPTRPLHRLNAAPAIPEDELAVMPTHLNGRAYTIFGGTSEIQRDIISKLVLGL, from the coding sequence ATGGACATGACCTTCGGCGACGCCGAGCTCGCCTTTCAGCAGGAAGTGCGCGACTTCATCGCGGCCAATCTGACGCCCGACATGAAGCGGGCGGAATCGCTCAACGCTTCGGTGTTCTCCGAGCCGGAGGCCGGCGTGCCGTGGCAGCGGGCGCTCAATGCCAAGGGCTGGGGTGCCCCGGGCTGGCCGGTCGAATATGGCGGCCCCGGCTGGACGCCTGCGCAGCGCTGGATCTTCGAGACCGAATGCGCGCACGCGGGCGTGCCTTCCCCGACGCCGATGGGCGTCAAGATGGTCGGGCCGGTGATCATCGGCTTCGGCTCGCCGGAGCAGAAGAACTACTTCCTACCGCGAATTCTGTCCTGCGAGGATTATTGGTGCCAGGGTTATTCCGAGCCCGGCTCGGGTTCGGACCTGTCGTCGCTGAAGACCCGTGCGGTCCGCGACGGCGACGAGTACATCATCAATGGCACCAAGATTTGGACCACCCACGCGCACAACGCCAACATGATGTTCGCGCTGGTGCGCACCAGCGACGAGCCACGGCAGCAGGACGGCATCAGCTTCGTGCTGATCGACATGAAGAGCCCCGGGATCACCATCCGGCCGATCCTGACGATCGGCGGCGACCACGAGGTCAATCAGGTGTTCTTCGACGACGTCCGGATTCCGGCGTCAAACCTGGTCGGCGAGGAAGGCAAGGGCTGGACCTACGGCAAGTATCTCTTGGAATTCGAACGCGGCTCGGGCATCGCCTCGGCAAAGCTGCGTAAGGCGCTGCACCGGGCGGCGGTGTTCGCCGAGTCGGACGCGACCGGACGGGCAATCGAGGATCCCGACATCGCGATCCGGATGTCGGAAGCCGAGGTCGATATCGATGCGCTGGAAATGACCGAGCTGCGTGTGCTCTCCGCGCTGCAGAACGGCCAGAACCCCGGCGCGGTGTCGTCGATCCTGAAGCTGCGCACCAGCGAGATCTACCAGGCAGTGAGCCGGCTCGCGGTCGACGTGATCGGCAACGACGGCCTCTATGTCGAACCGACCCGTCCGCTGCACCGCCTCAACGCCGCGCCGGCGATTCCCGAAGACGAACTCGCCGTGATGCCGACCCATCTCAACGGACGCGCTTACACCATCTTCGGCGGCACCTCCGAGATCCAACGCGACATCATCAGCAAGCTGGTGCTGGGGTTGTAG
- a CDS encoding ABC transporter substrate-binding protein produces the protein MKSSTLPMLAAAALIGLGAQPALAQFKTQGVTDSEIVIGTHMDLSGPLKAWGVPATNGMKLAIAQINDAGGINGRKIRLVNEDDGYDPKKAVLITQKLIELDKVFAIVSAMGSATTLAPMPLVQSAGMLHLFPITAAEFTFKMDPAKPEDRLKFNMFSPYYDTMRLGIKYVIENTKPKKPCIVYQDDEMGKNFTDAYTDQLKAMNIPSATMVSFKRGATDFNSQVARMKADGCDMVALGSVVRESVGITTAAQKLGWKPTFVVSSPSYVPDFPQLGKETTEGIYGVGQTEIFYADTATGEVKKFIEDYKKMFGIDANQQSTAGYNGVMVFAHFAKKAGKTLTTESLMTALESGETFDDIFGGAPISFSKDNHLGVSAAVIGQIKDGRWTTIAKNQSYKTEK, from the coding sequence ATGAAGTCCAGCACTCTGCCGATGCTCGCCGCTGCGGCGCTGATCGGCCTCGGCGCCCAGCCCGCCCTCGCGCAGTTCAAGACTCAAGGCGTCACGGACAGCGAGATCGTGATCGGCACCCATATGGATCTCAGCGGGCCGCTGAAGGCCTGGGGCGTACCCGCCACCAACGGCATGAAGCTGGCGATCGCGCAGATCAACGACGCCGGCGGCATCAACGGCCGCAAGATCCGCCTCGTCAATGAGGACGACGGCTACGATCCGAAGAAGGCAGTGCTGATTACCCAGAAGCTGATCGAACTCGACAAGGTGTTCGCGATCGTATCGGCAATGGGCTCTGCGACGACGCTGGCGCCGATGCCGCTGGTGCAGTCGGCCGGCATGCTGCACCTGTTTCCGATCACCGCCGCCGAGTTCACCTTCAAGATGGACCCGGCGAAGCCTGAGGATCGGCTGAAGTTCAACATGTTCAGCCCATATTACGACACGATGCGGCTCGGCATCAAATACGTCATCGAGAACACTAAACCGAAGAAGCCCTGCATCGTCTATCAGGACGACGAGATGGGTAAGAATTTCACCGACGCGTACACCGACCAGCTCAAGGCAATGAACATCCCGAGCGCCACCATGGTGTCGTTCAAGCGCGGTGCCACCGACTTCAACTCCCAGGTCGCGCGGATGAAGGCGGACGGCTGTGACATGGTGGCGCTCGGCTCGGTGGTGCGCGAGTCGGTCGGCATCACCACCGCGGCGCAGAAGCTCGGCTGGAAGCCGACCTTCGTGGTGTCATCGCCGAGCTACGTGCCGGATTTTCCGCAGCTCGGCAAGGAAACCACCGAGGGCATCTATGGCGTCGGCCAGACCGAGATCTTCTATGCCGACACCGCCACCGGCGAGGTCAAGAAGTTCATCGAAGACTACAAAAAGATGTTCGGCATCGACGCCAACCAGCAGTCGACCGCCGGCTACAACGGCGTGATGGTGTTCGCGCATTTCGCCAAGAAGGCCGGCAAGACGCTCACCACCGAGTCGCTGATGACCGCGCTGGAATCCGGCGAGACCTTCGATGACATTTTCGGCGGCGCCCCGATCAGCTTCTCAAAGGACAACCACCTCGGCGTCTCGGCGGCGGTGATCGGCCAGATCAAGGACGGCCGCTGGACGACGATCGCCAAAAACCAGTCCTACAAGACCGAGAAATAA